A region of the Candidatus Marsarchaeota archaeon genome:
GCAGGTCATAATCGAGCTGCTTGCAGCCATGCCCGAAGACCATGCCCGCACCCTCATAAGGGCCGCAGGCCAAGAATCCAAATCCAGGAAGTCGTTGTTCGTCTACGGCACTGCATCGTCGCACAAGAATATAATAAGGCTGCTCACAGAGTCGGTGCCAAGAGAACTGGACAACATGGCAGGTGATTCAGCGGCCAAGCGCGTCAGTGACATTTTACGCAAAAGCACCTGACACACGCCATGCTGCCTCTTTCTAGCTCGCAGTGACGTTCGTGCTCGCAGTGGCTCCATCCTCTCCTGCTATGCTTACCGTATAAGTAAGGTTGGCGATCAACGATATCCCGATATGGCTCTTCCCAAACAGGATTGGCCCGTTGTACGAAAGCGTGACGTTCTGCCCCGGCGCGAGCGAGTAGCCGTTAGGGCCCTCCGCTTCTGCTTCTGTGAACGGCAGCGAGAGCGTGCCGTTGGCAGCTACTATGAAATTGAGCGCGTTATGGTAGCTGTGCGTGTAATTCTCGGCCTCGGATATCGTCTTATGGAGCTCAGGGCTGGATGCATTAAAGTTGTGCATGCCCTCCATGATGCTGGCGTTCATCCTGTTGCTCATGTAGAGCATCATGTTGCGTACCTGTGTGGCGTTGGCGCTTATGTTGAGTGCCTTAAGCGCTGTGGCCACGCTGTTGTTGCTGCTGAAGTTGAAGTGCTGCAGCATCAGCCTGCTTACGGCCGACGAGTTGAGGCCGAGCGCCTCTCCTATGTCTCCGGTTTCATTGAGATGCTCGACTGTGCTGGCACCGCCCAGCAAGCCTGATATGCTGGCATTCATCATGTCCTCAGCGTGACTCAAGTCTATGCTGTAGCCCGCCTCGTAGCCGTATGATCCGGCTGGTGGACTCATGTCGCCCAATGCTGTGGCTGATACTGCGGCGCGCATGTAACCTGAGAGTACTACGTGCTTGAGCACCACCGATGAGTTGCCATCATTTTGCACTGTGACTGCTAGCGAAGTTGAGTTGCCTGACACTGCCAGGCTAGCACCAGTTACCGATATGGTGGCCCCTGCCCTGTTCAGCGCCTCTCTCTCGCCGGTTTGGATGCGCTCAGTGGCGCCGACGCGCGCCTGCGCGCTTGATACGGCTCCATTTCCAGTAACAACTGCCTTGAGCGATGGAACAAGCACAAAGACATCCTGTGTGCTCGTGTAGATCTGCACTATGGTCGGCGTCATGTCTATCACGGCCAGGCCATTCGTGACGTTCAGATTGCTGTTGAGCTTGACGAGCAGGCTGGAGCTCGGCACCGTGACAGCGTATGTCGTGCCGTTAATCGTTATATTGGCATTGGTTATGTTGAACCTGACCATGTTGAAGCTCTGGTTCTGACGCACTTTCAGTGAAGCTATGGTCTGCGTTATGTTGGTCAAGTTCATCAAGTTGATCGAGCCGCTTGCGTTGACTGAGACGAAACCTGTCGTGTTTGCTGCGCCCGCCTCGTGGAGCTGCACGGACGAATAAGTTATGACCAGCGACTGCGTGCCGTTTGGCACAAGTGGAGGGTCGGTGAGCTGCAGCACTATCGTGCCCTGAGCGGCCTGCGCAGCAGGCGCCCTCTGGTAAGACGCAAAAGCGTACAGTATAACAGCAACTACTATTATGCCAAGTACTATTCCAGCTATCGCACCTTTGCTCGCCATACCAATACCTGTTGAGTCATGTCTGAAAGCGTATAAAAAACATTCATTCTGCGTAATAGTAGCTTGCTACATGCATGGCACAGGCCCTTACTCCCTACATGCCAGGCCCGCCGGCGCTCTTGGCTTCTACGCACTGCA
Encoded here:
- a CDS encoding DUF4382 domain-containing protein; the protein is MASKGAIAGIVLGIIVVAVILYAFASYQRAPAAQAAQGTIVLQLTDPPLVPNGTQSLVITYSSVQLHEAGAANTTGFVSVNASGSINLMNLTNITQTIASLKVRQNQSFNMVRFNITNANITINGTTYAVTVPSSSLLVKLNSNLNVTNGLAVIDMTPTIVQIYTSTQDVFVLVPSLKAVVTGNGAVSSAQARVGATERIQTGEREALNRAGATISVTGASLAVSGNSTSLAVTVQNDGNSSVVLKHVVLSGYMRAAVSATALGDMSPPAGSYGYEAGYSIDLSHAEDMMNASISGLLGGASTVEHLNETGDIGEALGLNSSAVSRLMLQHFNFSSNNSVATALKALNISANATQVRNMMLYMSNRMNASIMEGMHNFNASSPELHKTISEAENYTHSYHNALNFIVAANGTLSLPFTEAEAEGPNGYSLAPGQNVTLSYNGPILFGKSHIGISLIANLTYTVSIAGEDGATASTNVTAS